From Chloroflexota bacterium, one genomic window encodes:
- the hflC gene encoding protease modulator HflC, with the protein MLRGLSVLLILVVILASQTVFIVDETKQAIVLQFGDPIRTIQDPGLATKLPFIQNVIYFERRVLSSDAPPQEYLTTDKKRLVVDHVTRWRITNPLLFYKTVSTEARARARLDDIVFSELRRELATVDFVDVISQERENIMESVARSSAENAREFGIELVDVRIQRADLPEVVQQSVFNRMRAERQRESSLFRAEGEEQAAIIRAQADRNETVILAEGYREAQRLRGEGEAIAISIYAQALEQDPEFYAFLRRLQAYETTLKAGDTVVIPANSDFFRYLTNARLGTASEAGTAGEGP; encoded by the coding sequence ATCCTTCGTGGCCTGAGCGTGCTTCTGATCCTTGTGGTGATCCTTGCCAGCCAGACCGTCTTCATCGTGGATGAGACCAAGCAGGCCATCGTTCTCCAGTTCGGTGATCCTATCCGCACCATACAGGACCCTGGCCTGGCTACGAAGCTACCCTTCATTCAGAACGTGATCTACTTTGAGAGACGCGTCCTCTCCAGCGACGCGCCGCCCCAGGAGTACCTGACCACGGACAAGAAGCGGCTGGTGGTGGACCACGTGACCCGATGGCGGATCACCAATCCTCTCCTCTTCTACAAGACGGTCAGCACGGAGGCGCGGGCCCGGGCCCGCCTGGACGATATCGTCTTCTCCGAGCTGCGGCGGGAGCTGGCCACGGTCGATTTCGTCGACGTCATCTCCCAGGAGCGGGAGAATATCATGGAAAGTGTAGCTCGCTCCTCGGCGGAGAACGCCAGGGAGTTCGGCATCGAGCTCGTGGATGTCCGCATTCAGCGGGCTGATCTGCCGGAGGTGGTGCAGCAGAGCGTCTTCAATCGGATGCGGGCGGAGCGTCAGCGAGAATCCTCCCTGTTCCGGGCGGAGGGCGAGGAGCAGGCGGCGATCATTCGCGCCCAAGCCGATCGCAATGAGACGGTTATCCTGGCCGAGGGCTATCGGGAGGCCCAGCGCCTTCGCGGTGAGGGGGAGGCCATAGCGATCAGCATCTATGCCCAGGCCCTGGAGCAGGACCCGGAGTTCTACGCCTTCCTGCGGCGGTTGCAGGCTTACGAGACCACCCTCAAGGCCGGGGATACCGTCGTCATCCCCGCCAATTCCGACTTTTTCCGTTATCTGACCAACGCCCGACTGGGGACGGCCAGCGAGGCGGGCACGGCCGGCGAGGGCCCATGA
- the hflK gene encoding FtsH protease activity modulator HflK produces MSFRNSSDEAEFEQLERYRANFSRWFSRRSGIFYAGIIAIALILWLATGIYQVQPGEEGVVRTLGRYTGTTSSGLHYRLPWPIQTVTVVDVESIRRMEVGFRTTASGDKREELSEALMLTEDENIVQVELLVQYRVGDVRAFVFNVQEPERVLRTTTEVALRSAVGQMTIDAVITEERARVQEETRTFLARLLKEYGTGILVTDVRLQVADPPAEVRDAFQEVVRARADRERLINESQAYQNDVVPRARGEKQKLIEEAAAFKEKQVLQATGDAERFLSILKEYRLAPEVTRERMHIEALETVLARVELILLDTGTSGSPVLPFLPLRDLTGPNTGLGEE; encoded by the coding sequence ATGTCTTTCCGCAATTCCTCAGATGAGGCGGAGTTCGAGCAGCTCGAGCGCTATCGGGCGAACTTCTCCCGATGGTTTTCGAGACGTAGCGGGATTTTCTATGCGGGGATCATCGCCATCGCGTTGATCCTCTGGCTGGCCACAGGGATTTACCAGGTGCAGCCAGGCGAGGAGGGTGTCGTTCGCACCCTCGGCCGGTACACGGGGACCACCAGCTCCGGCCTTCACTACCGTCTGCCCTGGCCGATCCAGACGGTGACGGTGGTGGACGTCGAGAGCATACGCCGGATGGAGGTGGGGTTCCGGACCACGGCCAGCGGGGACAAACGGGAGGAACTGAGCGAAGCGCTGATGCTGACCGAGGATGAGAACATCGTCCAGGTGGAGCTCCTGGTTCAGTATCGTGTCGGTGATGTGCGTGCCTTCGTCTTCAACGTCCAGGAGCCCGAGCGGGTCCTTCGCACCACCACCGAGGTGGCCCTGCGCAGCGCTGTGGGGCAGATGACCATCGATGCGGTCATCACGGAGGAGCGGGCCCGGGTCCAGGAGGAGACGCGTACTTTCCTGGCTCGGCTCTTAAAAGAATATGGCACGGGCATCCTGGTGACGGATGTCCGCCTCCAGGTGGCCGATCCTCCCGCGGAGGTGCGTGACGCCTTCCAGGAGGTGGTGCGCGCCCGGGCCGACAGGGAGCGCCTGATCAACGAGTCACAGGCTTACCAGAATGACGTGGTCCCCCGGGCCCGGGGTGAGAAGCAGAAACTGATCGAGGAGGCTGCGGCTTTCAAGGAGAAGCAGGTGCTACAGGCCACCGGCGATGCCGAGCGTTTCCTGTCAATTCTCAAGGAATATCGCCTGGCCCCGGAGGTCACGCGGGAGCGAATGCACATCGAGGCCCTGGAGACCGTTCTGGCCAGGGTGGAGTTGATCTTGTTGGACACGGGCACCAGTGGCAGCCCGGTCCTGCCCTTCCTGCCCTTGAGGGACCTGACCGGCCCGAATACGGGCCTGGGAGAGGAGTAA
- a CDS encoding 6-phosphofructokinase, which translates to MKRIAVLTSGGDAPGMNAAIRAVVRSGLAKGWEVFGVRRGYAGLIAGNFVPLGARDVGGIIQQGGTVLGSARCPEFKTEDGRLKALRELHQRDVEALVVIGGNGSQAGAHALSQMGFPVIGVASTIDNDLYGSEITIGVDTALDVALEAIDRLKVTASSHQRAFLVEVMGRDCGYLALMAGIAGGAEAIVIPEVETDPEAVAAELRAAYERGKTHALVVVAEGARYNVEGVVSAGGSEQPLSGAEGLARYFQVHRERLGFELRVTTLGHVQRGGAPGAFDRLLATRLGAAATEHLAQGEHGVLMGLLKGEVSATPLAEVVANEKPLDLRLLELAQVLAK; encoded by the coding sequence ATGAAGCGGATTGCCGTGTTGACCAGCGGGGGCGACGCCCCCGGCATGAACGCCGCCATCCGGGCCGTGGTGCGCAGCGGCCTGGCGAAGGGATGGGAGGTCTTCGGCGTCCGTCGCGGCTATGCCGGCCTCATCGCCGGCAATTTCGTGCCCCTGGGCGCTCGAGACGTGGGCGGCATCATCCAGCAGGGGGGCACGGTGTTGGGCAGCGCTCGCTGTCCGGAGTTCAAAACCGAGGATGGGCGGCTGAAAGCGCTGCGGGAGCTTCATCAGCGCGATGTGGAGGCCCTGGTGGTGATCGGCGGCAACGGGTCGCAGGCGGGCGCCCACGCGCTGTCCCAGATGGGCTTCCCGGTGATCGGCGTGGCCTCCACCATCGACAACGATCTCTACGGATCGGAGATCACCATTGGGGTGGATACCGCCCTCGACGTCGCCCTGGAGGCCATCGATCGGCTGAAGGTGACCGCCTCGTCCCACCAGCGGGCCTTTCTCGTGGAGGTCATGGGGCGCGATTGCGGCTATCTGGCCCTGATGGCCGGCATCGCCGGCGGGGCCGAGGCGATCGTGATCCCGGAGGTGGAGACGGATCCCGAGGCCGTGGCCGCCGAGCTACGCGCCGCCTACGAGCGGGGCAAGACCCACGCCCTGGTGGTGGTCGCCGAGGGGGCTCGGTACAACGTGGAGGGCGTTGTTTCGGCGGGAGGGTCGGAACAGCCTCTGAGCGGGGCCGAGGGATTGGCCCGTTACTTTCAGGTACACCGCGAGCGGCTGGGCTTTGAGCTGCGGGTGACCACCCTGGGGCATGTGCAGCGTGGCGGGGCGCCCGGCGCCTTCGACCGGCTGCTGGCCACCCGGCTGGGGGCGGCTGCAACGGAGCATCTGGCTCAGGGCGAGCACGGGGTGCTGATGGGCCTGCTCAAGGGTGAGGTCTCCGCCACCCCGCTGGCCGAGGTGGTTGCCAATGAGAAGCCGCTGGACTTGCGTCTGCTGGAGCTGGCACAGGTGCTGGCGAAATAA
- a CDS encoding L-lactate dehydrogenase — translation MSMHSQPTRVAIVGAGHVGATFAYALLLSGLATEIVLIDINRDRAEGEAMDLNHTVPFAHPTRVWAGDYADCAGAIVTVIAAGAAQKPGETRLDLVRKNAAIFRQIVPQVVRHNPDGILLIATNPVDVLTYVTWKLSGLPAQRVLGSGTILDTARFRYLLSQHFGVDPRSVHAYIIGEHGDSEVPVWSLANIAGMRLPAFCAAHGLTYDRAAMDEIFRQTRDAAYHIIERKGATYYAVAAGLMRIVEAILRDQSTVLSVSSLIEDYYGIRDVCFSLPTVVDRGGVEQVLRLDLAPEEIEGLRRSARVLKTTLDQLDLEGL, via the coding sequence ATGAGCATGCATTCTCAGCCAACCCGGGTGGCCATCGTGGGCGCCGGCCATGTGGGCGCCACCTTCGCCTACGCGCTGCTGCTCAGTGGCCTGGCGACGGAGATCGTGTTAATTGACATAAATCGTGATCGGGCCGAGGGCGAGGCCATGGACCTGAACCACACGGTCCCCTTCGCCCATCCGACCCGCGTCTGGGCCGGCGACTACGCCGACTGCGCTGGGGCCATTGTGACCGTCATCGCCGCTGGCGCAGCGCAGAAGCCGGGGGAGACCCGCCTGGACCTGGTGAGGAAGAACGCCGCCATCTTCCGGCAGATCGTGCCTCAGGTTGTGCGACACAACCCGGATGGCATCCTGCTCATCGCCACCAATCCGGTGGACGTGCTGACCTACGTCACCTGGAAGCTCTCCGGGTTGCCGGCGCAGCGGGTTCTCGGGTCCGGCACGATCCTGGACACGGCCCGCTTTCGCTACCTCTTGAGCCAGCACTTTGGGGTGGATCCGCGCAGCGTGCACGCCTATATCATCGGAGAGCACGGCGACAGCGAGGTGCCGGTGTGGTCGCTGGCCAACATCGCCGGGATGCGGCTGCCCGCCTTTTGCGCCGCTCACGGGCTGACCTACGACCGGGCGGCCATGGATGAGATCTTCCGTCAGACCCGGGACGCCGCTTATCACATCATCGAGCGCAAGGGAGCGACCTACTACGCCGTGGCGGCGGGGCTGATGCGGATCGTGGAGGCCATCCTGCGGGATCAGAGCACAGTGCTCTCGGTCTCCAGCCTCATTGAGGACTACTACGGCATTCGGGACGTCTGCTTCAGCCTGCCCACGGTCGTGGATCGGGGCGGCGTGGAGCAGGTGTTGCGACTGGATCTGGCGCCGGAGGAGATCGAGGGACTGCGCCGGTCCGCTCGGGTGCTGAAGACGACCCTGGATCAATTGGACCTGGAGGGACTATGA
- a CDS encoding glycosyltransferase family 1 protein produces the protein MKPVRTFTVTPSLPAPLERLRDLAYNLRWAWNHDIIELFRRLDSDLWETTGHNPVLMLGTIDQARLEAVAADDGFLAHLERVSRDFDAYLTGESAWFRRVHGKSEGPFVAYFSAEFGLTECLSIFAGGLGVLAGDHLKSASDLGLPLVGVGLLYQQGYFRQYLNEAGWQQEDYEDNDFYTLPLVLERRANGAPLTVEVSYPGRQVIAQVWRAQVGRVSLYLLDTNIPANRPGDRDITDQLYGGDLEMRIQQEIMLGIGGYRALEALGLAPVVYHMNEGHSAFLALERVRRLMETQSLSFAEAREAASAGLIFTTHTPVPAGQDYFPPDLMDRYFGDYARSLGLSRRDFLALGRQNPDHDGEPFCMTVLALRMAAYSNGVGRLHGQVSRRMWRGIWPGVPEDEVPIGHVTNGVHFRSWISHEMDQLYDRYLGPRWREEPADREVWQRAEHIPAEELWRTHARRRERLVAFARRRLRAQLEQRGASRAEIEAADEVLDSEVLTIGFARRFATYKRATLLLRDPERLVRILNDPDRPVQIIFAGKAHPRDDAGKELIRQVVSLARQEGFRRRIIFLEDYDMAVARYLVQGADVWLNTPRRPREASGTSGMKAAANGVLNLSTLDGWWDEAFQPEVGWAIGRGEMYDDPDYQDQVEAEALYDLLEQDVVPTFYDRGADGLPRRWIAHMKASIGSLCHFFNTHRMVREYAERFYLPAADRYRQLTEEEMARAKALVGWEARIRENWAQVRIEVVDAGPATELQVGDEIHARARVRLGALSLDDVQVELYLGRVDADGEIVEAEAVPMRPVGPDGDGMYLFEVGAVPCRKSGQHGYTVRVLPHHPDLLSPFLPGLIAWAGAGVQTR, from the coding sequence ATGAAACCTGTTCGCACCTTTACCGTCACCCCGTCGCTGCCGGCCCCGTTGGAGCGCCTGCGCGACCTGGCCTACAACCTGCGTTGGGCCTGGAATCACGATATCATCGAGTTGTTCCGCAGGCTGGACAGCGACCTGTGGGAGACGACGGGCCATAACCCGGTCCTCATGTTGGGGACCATCGATCAGGCCAGGCTCGAGGCCGTCGCGGCCGACGATGGATTCCTGGCCCATCTGGAGCGCGTCTCTCGGGACTTCGACGCCTATCTGACGGGCGAGTCCGCCTGGTTCCGCCGGGTTCATGGCAAGAGCGAGGGACCCTTCGTCGCCTATTTCTCGGCCGAATTCGGTCTGACTGAATGCCTTTCGATCTTCGCCGGCGGGCTGGGGGTGTTGGCCGGCGATCATCTGAAGTCAGCCAGCGACCTGGGGCTCCCTTTGGTGGGGGTCGGGTTGCTCTATCAGCAGGGCTATTTCCGGCAGTATCTCAACGAGGCGGGATGGCAGCAGGAGGACTACGAGGACAACGATTTCTACACGTTACCCCTGGTCCTGGAGCGTCGAGCGAACGGGGCGCCGCTCACCGTAGAGGTCTCCTATCCCGGCCGGCAGGTCATCGCCCAGGTGTGGCGGGCGCAGGTGGGTCGCGTCTCCCTGTACCTGCTGGATACGAACATCCCGGCCAATCGCCCTGGGGATCGGGACATCACCGATCAGCTATACGGTGGCGATCTGGAGATGCGCATCCAGCAGGAGATCATGCTGGGCATCGGCGGCTATCGGGCCCTGGAGGCTTTGGGCCTGGCGCCCGTCGTCTATCACATGAACGAGGGCCATTCCGCCTTCCTGGCGCTGGAGCGGGTGCGCCGTCTGATGGAGACCCAATCGCTTTCGTTTGCCGAGGCGCGAGAGGCGGCCTCGGCTGGCTTGATCTTCACCACCCACACCCCCGTGCCGGCGGGCCAGGACTACTTCCCGCCCGACCTGATGGATCGCTACTTCGGCGATTACGCCCGCAGCCTGGGCCTGTCCCGTCGGGACTTCCTGGCCCTGGGCCGGCAAAACCCCGATCACGACGGTGAACCCTTCTGCATGACCGTGCTGGCCCTGCGCATGGCCGCTTATAGCAATGGGGTCGGTCGGCTGCACGGCCAGGTCAGCCGGCGGATGTGGCGGGGGATCTGGCCGGGGGTGCCCGAGGACGAGGTCCCCATCGGCCACGTGACCAACGGCGTCCATTTCCGATCGTGGATCTCCCATGAGATGGACCAGCTCTACGATCGCTACCTGGGGCCGCGCTGGCGGGAGGAGCCCGCCGACCGGGAGGTCTGGCAGCGGGCCGAGCATATCCCGGCCGAGGAGCTGTGGCGCACCCACGCGCGACGTCGGGAGCGGCTGGTGGCCTTCGCCCGCCGTCGGCTGCGCGCTCAATTGGAGCAGCGCGGCGCCTCCCGGGCGGAGATCGAAGCCGCCGACGAGGTTCTGGATTCCGAGGTGTTGACCATCGGCTTCGCCCGGCGCTTCGCCACGTACAAGCGAGCGACGCTGCTGCTGCGCGATCCGGAGCGGCTGGTGCGCATCCTCAACGATCCCGACCGGCCGGTGCAGATCATCTTCGCCGGCAAGGCGCATCCACGGGACGATGCGGGCAAGGAGCTGATTCGACAGGTGGTGAGCCTGGCCCGGCAGGAGGGGTTCCGGCGACGGATCATCTTCCTGGAGGACTATGACATGGCCGTGGCCCGCTATCTGGTGCAGGGGGCCGACGTGTGGCTCAACACGCCGCGTCGGCCACGAGAGGCCAGCGGCACCAGCGGCATGAAGGCGGCCGCCAACGGCGTGCTCAACCTGAGCACGTTGGATGGTTGGTGGGATGAGGCCTTTCAGCCGGAGGTGGGCTGGGCCATCGGGCGGGGGGAGATGTATGACGATCCCGATTACCAGGATCAGGTGGAGGCCGAGGCGCTCTATGACCTGCTGGAACAGGACGTGGTGCCCACCTTTTACGATCGTGGGGCCGACGGGCTGCCGCGTCGCTGGATCGCTCACATGAAGGCGTCCATCGGCAGCCTGTGCCATTTCTTCAATACCCACCGCATGGTGCGGGAATATGCGGAGCGCTTCTATCTCCCCGCCGCCGATCGCTATCGGCAGCTCACGGAGGAGGAGATGGCCCGGGCCAAGGCGCTGGTGGGCTGGGAAGCCCGGATTCGGGAGAACTGGGCGCAGGTTCGGATCGAGGTGGTCGACGCCGGGCCCGCCACGGAGTTGCAGGTCGGTGACGAGATCCATGCGCGAGCGCGAGTGCGCCTGGGCGCTCTCTCGCTGGACGACGTACAGGTGGAGCTCTATCTGGGGCGGGTGGACGCCGATGGCGAGATCGTGGAGGCGGAGGCGGTGCCGATGCGGCCCGTTGGGCCAGATGGCGACGGGATGTATCTCTTCGAGGTCGGCGCCGTCCCCTGCCGCAAGAGCGGCCAGCACGGATACACGGTGCGGGTGTTGCCCCATCATCCCGATCTGCTCTCGCCGTTCCTGCCGGGCCTCATCGCCTGGGCCGGGGCCGGCGTGCAAACGAGGTAG
- a CDS encoding rhodanese-like domain-containing protein: MMSSRFVLFTLPILTVFVLILAACGAGGAAVPSQGQALQTQEVPVEGGGSYTDVNAAGLASMLEDKDFLLINVHVPYAGEIEGTDLLIPFDQIEQNLDKLPAEKDAKIVVYCRSGGMSAIAARTLVKLGYTNVWNLDGGMIGWEQAGYSLVSKSR; the protein is encoded by the coding sequence ATGATGAGCTCGCGTTTCGTCCTGTTCACGCTGCCGATTCTGACCGTTTTCGTCCTGATCCTGGCCGCCTGTGGCGCTGGCGGCGCGGCTGTTCCCTCTCAGGGGCAGGCCCTGCAGACGCAGGAGGTGCCGGTGGAGGGAGGCGGCAGCTATACCGATGTCAATGCCGCCGGCCTGGCGTCCATGTTGGAGGACAAGGACTTCCTGCTGATCAACGTTCACGTCCCCTACGCGGGCGAGATCGAGGGCACCGATCTTCTGATCCCCTTCGATCAGATCGAGCAGAATCTGGACAAGCTGCCGGCTGAGAAGGACGCCAAGATCGTGGTCTATTGCCGCAGCGGGGGGATGAGCGCCATCGCCGCCCGCACGTTGGTGAAGCTGGGCTACACCAACGTGTGGAACCTGGATGGTGGGATGATCGGCTGGGAGCAGGCCGGCTACTCTCTGGTGAGCAAAAGCCGATGA
- a CDS encoding CBS domain-containing protein gives MRNALSLGRVFGIEIKLDYSWFIVFILVAWSLTGYYFPMTHPGWPTAVYWMMGVITALLFFASVVAHELAHSFVSQAQGVPVRDITLFIFGGAAQISEEPKSARDEFLMALAGPATSLAIAALFGLLWLVSRPISEPLHALAGWMAWINAALALFNLIPGFPLDGGRIFRALVWAITGNLQRATQIATGLGRAVAYGFIFWGVWQIFGGNWAGGLWIAFIGWFLLNAATASYRHVALQEMMAGHTAREVMMTDCPHILPGLTLDVLVDQLVLPSGRRCFPVMEGDRVQGLLTLHLIRKVPRERWATTRVRDVMIPRSELKAVGPDDELALVFDRMTAEDVNQFPVMEDDRLLGMVARDNVLAFLRARAELGL, from the coding sequence TTGCGCAACGCACTGAGCCTGGGAAGGGTTTTCGGCATCGAGATCAAACTCGATTACTCCTGGTTTATCGTGTTCATCCTGGTGGCCTGGTCTTTGACCGGTTACTATTTCCCCATGACCCATCCGGGTTGGCCGACGGCGGTGTATTGGATGATGGGCGTGATCACCGCTTTGCTCTTCTTCGCCTCGGTGGTGGCCCACGAGCTGGCCCACAGCTTCGTCTCCCAGGCTCAAGGGGTGCCCGTGCGGGATATCACCCTCTTCATCTTCGGCGGCGCCGCGCAGATCAGCGAGGAGCCCAAGAGCGCACGCGATGAGTTCCTCATGGCCCTGGCCGGTCCGGCGACCAGTCTCGCCATCGCCGCCCTCTTCGGCTTGCTGTGGCTGGTCAGCCGGCCGATCAGCGAGCCGCTTCACGCCCTGGCCGGCTGGATGGCCTGGATCAACGCCGCGCTGGCCCTCTTCAACCTCATCCCTGGCTTTCCCCTGGACGGTGGACGGATCTTCCGCGCCCTGGTTTGGGCCATCACGGGTAACCTGCAGCGGGCCACCCAGATCGCCACGGGATTGGGGCGGGCGGTGGCCTACGGCTTCATCTTCTGGGGGGTCTGGCAGATCTTCGGCGGCAACTGGGCCGGTGGGCTGTGGATCGCCTTCATCGGCTGGTTCCTGTTGAACGCGGCCACGGCCAGCTATCGACATGTGGCCCTGCAGGAGATGATGGCCGGCCATACCGCTCGCGAGGTGATGATGACCGATTGTCCGCACATCCTCCCCGGGCTGACCCTCGACGTCCTGGTAGATCAGCTGGTGCTGCCCAGCGGCCGGCGGTGCTTCCCGGTCATGGAGGGGGATCGCGTTCAGGGGCTGCTCACTTTGCACCTGATCCGGAAGGTCCCCCGGGAGCGGTGGGCTACCACCCGGGTCAGGGACGTGATGATCCCCCGATCCGAGTTGAAGGCGGTGGGGCCTGACGATGAGCTGGCCCTCGTCTTTGACCGCATGACCGCCGAGGATGTCAACCAGTTCCCCGTGATGGAGGACGACCGTCTGCTGGGCATGGTGGCCCGGGACAACGTGCTGGCCTTCCTCCGTGCTCGGGCCGAGTTGGGCCTTTAG
- a CDS encoding zinc ribbon domain-containing protein codes for MAPESIVLGVALLGIVGVTVAWPWLRPMRRRRARSAANPRQEYQALVATIRDLDFDYRAGLVAEEDYRPLRDHLLLRAATLLQELDRHSGRQADLEARIEAMVSAVRARRARTAGAHPGTAVACPQCGRLAQPGDRFCASCGRSLTEEVTITS; via the coding sequence ATGGCTCCGGAGAGTATCGTATTGGGTGTGGCCCTATTGGGGATCGTGGGCGTGACCGTCGCCTGGCCGTGGCTTCGGCCTATGAGGCGGCGCCGGGCTCGATCTGCGGCGAATCCCCGGCAGGAGTACCAGGCGCTGGTAGCCACCATTCGCGATCTGGACTTCGACTACCGGGCTGGCCTTGTGGCCGAGGAGGACTATCGACCGCTGCGGGATCACCTGCTTCTGCGGGCGGCGACCCTGTTGCAGGAGCTGGATCGCCACTCCGGCCGGCAGGCCGACCTGGAGGCACGGATCGAGGCCATGGTGAGCGCCGTGCGGGCCCGGCGGGCGCGCACGGCCGGCGCGCATCCGGGTACGGCCGTGGCCTGTCCCCAGTGTGGACGCCTGGCGCAGCCGGGCGATCGATTCTGCGCCAGCTGTGGGCGCTCATTGACCGAGGAGGTTACGATAACGTCATGA
- a CDS encoding cytochrome c-type biogenesis protein CcmH, protein MWRRTIIAVLLFLGLALGIPVAAQEPTADEVNRIAKQLYCPVCPNTPLDVCETKACEDWRAQIRDMLAEGQDEQAIIDYFVAQYGIRVLAAPPRRGFTALVWVLPVVGLLAGGWLLMRVFRRQERGPTRPLLGTGQDGTLPIPSEYLARLEEDVRKG, encoded by the coding sequence ATGTGGCGGAGAACGATCATTGCCGTGTTGCTGTTCCTCGGCTTGGCCCTGGGGATCCCGGTGGCGGCCCAGGAGCCCACGGCCGACGAGGTCAACCGTATCGCCAAGCAGCTCTACTGCCCGGTGTGTCCCAACACGCCTTTGGACGTGTGCGAGACCAAGGCGTGTGAGGATTGGCGGGCGCAGATTCGGGATATGCTGGCCGAGGGCCAGGACGAGCAGGCCATCATCGACTACTTCGTCGCCCAATATGGGATCCGGGTTCTGGCGGCGCCGCCCCGTAGGGGGTTCACCGCCCTGGTGTGGGTGTTGCCCGTCGTCGGGCTGTTGGCCGGGGGATGGCTGCTGATGCGCGTCTTTCGACGCCAGGAGCGTGGCCCCACGCGGCCACTGCTTGGGACGGGCCAGGATGGGACGTTGCCTATCCCGTCCGAGTACCTGGCCCGCCTGGAGGAGGACGTGCGGAAAGGATAG